In Trifolium pratense cultivar HEN17-A07 linkage group LG7, ARS_RC_1.1, whole genome shotgun sequence, a genomic segment contains:
- the LOC123895432 gene encoding dehydrin ERD14, translated as MAEENQNKYEETTSTTNSETEIKDRGVFDFLGGKKKDEEHKPQEEDINTDFSHKVTLYEAPSETKVEEDQGEKKHTSLLEKLHRSDSSSSSSSEEEDENGEKRKKKKKEKKEKKEDTSVPVEKVEVVDGTTVGTEEKKGFLEKIKDKLPGHKKTEDVTTPPPPVVAPVPTETTTTSHDQGEKKGILEKIKEKIPGYHAKATTDPDHHKDETTSH; from the exons ATGGCTGAGGAGAATCAGAACAAATACGAGGAGACCACTAGCACCACAAACTCTGAGACAGAGATCAAAGACAGAGGTGTTTTTGATTTTCTTGGTGGTAAGAAAAAGGATGAAGAACATAAGCCTCAAGAAGAGGACATCAACACTGATTTTAGTCACAAGGTGACTTTGTATGAAGCACCATCAGAGACCAAAGTTGAAGAAGATCAAGGTGAAAAGAAACACACCAGCCTCTTAGAGAAACTTCACCGATCTGACAGTTCCTCAAGCTCT tcgaGCGAAGAGGAAGATGAAAACGGTGAGAAgaggaaaaagaagaagaaggaaaagaaggagaagaaagagGACACATCAGTGCCAGTTGAGAAAGTTGAGGTTGTTGATGGAACAACAGTAGGTACTGAGGAGAAGAAAGGTTTCCTTGAAAAAATTAAGGATAAGCTTCCAGGACACAAGAAAACAGAGGATGTAACAACTCCTCCTCCACCTGTTGTTGCTCCTGTTCCAACAGAGACAACAACAACTAGTCATGATCAAGGTGAGAAGAAGGGTATTTTGGAGAAGATCAAAGAGAAGATTCCTGGTTATCATGCTAAGGCTACTACTGATCCAGATCATCACAAGGATGAGACTACATCTCATTAG